The Bombus terrestris chromosome 4, iyBomTerr1.2, whole genome shotgun sequence genome has a window encoding:
- the LOC105665683 gene encoding transmembrane and ubiquitin-like domain-containing protein 1, producing MTLIEGVGDEVTDFCIVVVVLLVGWLAWYSTSITDQPLIRTVLVIHRTRTRLAELRATHQNASSFTRPPNLEVTEEETIEPITDDSNSTSQNCPETSIADTNGEISPDTHRMSEATATEEVLIEAMDSFNDSATKLQKQTKINPPKETSISTSTCNEPIEHECENLSDTNEISIKLKFINDDQKMVTGSLKELLGDFKRRHFQTELDAQKLVRLVFNGRVLQPDSQTLEKCGLYNNCVVHCLVHQPRPNPVPSQASTLDNSSSIYFNPQSFPEIPVGTGISSVHNEWDLSRPLVIILTVMLSFAWYSRYHYAQFFTASTTLALYALTAIFAIVTSFEHIGSGHQEEHEELL from the exons ATGACTCTAATCGAAGGCGTAGGAGATGAAGTAACAGATTTTTGTATTGTTGTGGTTGTGCTCTTAGTAGGATGGCTTGCCTGGTATTCCACAAGTATTACAGATCAACCATTAATACGCACAGTACTTGTAATACATCGAACACGCACACGTCTTGCTGAACTTAGAGCTACTCATCAAAATGCAAGCTCATTTACACGACCTCCAAATTTGGAGGTAACCGAAGAAGAAACTATAGAACCAATTACAGATGATAGTAATAGCACTTCACAAAATTGTCCTGAAACATCTATTGCAG ACACAAATGGAGAAATTTCTCCTGACACACATAGAATGTCTGAAGCAACAGCTACAGAGGAAGTACTTATTGAAGCTATGGATTCATTTAATGATAGTGCAACAAAGTTGCAAAAACAAACCAAAATAAACCCTCCGAAAGAGACTAGTATATCAACATCAACGTGTAATGAACCAATAGAACATGAATGTGAAAATCTTTCAGACACTAATGAAATTAGCATAAAACTAAAGTTTATAAACGATGATCAAAAAATGGTTACTGGTAGCCTGAAAGAATTACTTGGAGATTTTAAGAg gAGACATTTTCAAACAGAGCTTGATGCACAAAAATTAGTGCGTCTAGTTTTTAATGGCAGAGTATTGCAACCTGATAGTCAAACATTGGAAAAATGTGGCTTGTATAACAATTGTGTAGTTCATTGTTTGGTTCACCAACCACGACCAAATCCTGTACCATCTCAAGCATCAACATTAGATAATTCGTCGTCAATATATTTTAATCCTCAATCATTTCCTGAAATCCCTGTTGGTACAGGAATTAGTTCAGTACATAACGAATGGGATTTGAGTAGACCATTAGTGATCATTTTGACTGTCATGTTAAGTTTTGCTTGGTATTCCCGATACCACTATGCTCAATTTTTTACTGCGAGTACTACGCTCGCATTGTACGCCCTCACTGCAATTTTCGCAAT TGTAACATCATTTGAACACATTGGTTCCGGACATCAAGAAGAACATGAAGAGTTACTGTGA
- the LOC100645628 gene encoding programmed cell death 6-interacting protein → MAELIAVPLKKPSDVDVIKPLTNIIKSTYNNANDQKDYTEAIADFSKLRNNALWRAFEKYESSLEVIYSYYDQLCALEGKIPAHELQIPFKWKDAFDRTIFGGKLSLTISTLAYEKVCVLFNIAALQSSVAAAQSLESDEGLKLAAKLFQQSAGIFNYLKANVMMAIQQEPTPDISPETLGALSALMLAQAQEIFVHKAIHDAMKNGIIAKLAAQAEELYADTLKLFQKEIFRAFWDKEWVPLIAGKQAGYRAMTEFYQSLVCKNNKSIGEEIARLEHAVELFKAAQQRSNKSHLFQDYANKAQRNLTEVKKDNDFIYHERIPDIKSLEPVGKANVAKLLSMPEILSSNFKDLFADLLPVSVHQALSSYEVRRNELVNSEISKLREMTQILNGVLASLNLPAAIEDTSGTELPQSVLEKAQYVKDAGGIQALENSMKELPDLLQRNKELLDECERMLQEERESDDQLREQFKERWTRIPSSRLTEQFTITLRKYREIINNAVSADKVVREKYENHKESMETLSLHANDLINAVPTGSAVQETNTVVQLRKLMEDIETLKTERDVIESELKSAITDMKATFLSALAKDGGIDEPNLSVESIGKTYGPLQKQVRDSVARQEQLIAEIQMCHTQFTAEQSGRGSSREAMLCKLAAAYDAFKELKGNLNEGAKFYNDLTQLLVVFQNKISDFCFARKTEKEELLKDLTTNLSHTGPTPTPNIPSHHGATSGQSQSGTEQSGSSQLPYPTHFQGGMPVPYGAGPTTPYPTYISPPMPTTYNPYATMPYPAQGGYNPYQNMPPAPYGGYATLPRYGGNQHPRQGHPF, encoded by the exons ATGGCTGAGCTAATTGCGGTACCGTTGAAGAAACCGTCTGATGTTGATGTAATTAAACCacttacaaatattattaaatcaacGTATAATAACGCAAACGATCAAAAAGATTATACGGAAGCAATCGCAGATTTTAGTAAATTAAGGAATAATGCTTTGTGGCGAGCTTTCGAGAAATATGAAAGTTCTTTGGAGGTTATATACAG tTACTATGATCAGTTGTGTGCATTGGAAGGCAAGATACCTGCTCATGAATTACAAATTCCATTTAAATGGAAAGATGCATTTGATCGTACCATATTTGGTGGAAAACTCAGTTTGA CAATTAGTACATTAGCATATGAAAAAGTTtgtgtattatttaatattgctGCTTTGCAAAGTTCAGTTGCAGCAGCACAGTCTTTAGAAAGTGATGAAGGATTGAAACTGGCTGCAAAGTTATTtcaa CAATCTGCTGGtatctttaattatcttaaAGCAAATGTTATGATGGCTATTCAACAAGAACCAACACCAGATATCAGTCCAGAAACATTAGGAGCATTATCTGCATTAATGCTTGCTCAGGCTCaagaaatatttgtacataaagcaATCCATGATGCTATGAAAAATGGGATTATTGCTAAACTAGCTGCACAGGCAGAAGAATTGTATGCGGatacattaaaattatttcaaaaggagATTTTTAGGGCATTTTGGGATAAAGAATGGGTTCCTTTA attGCAGGAAAACAAGCTGGATATCGGGCAATGACCGAATTTTACCAATCATTGGTATGCAAGAATAACAAGTCAATTGGAGAAGAAATTGCCAGATTAGAG CATGCTGTGGAATTGTTTAAAGCTGCGCAACAACGTTCAAACAAATCTCACTTATTCCAAGACTATGCTAACAAAGCACAGAGGAATCTAACAGAAGTAAAAAAGGATAATGATTTCATTTATCATGAAAGAATACCAGATATAAAGTCTTTGGAACCAGTTGGAAAAGCTAATGTTgcaaaactgttatcaatgcctGAAATTCTTAGCTCCAACTTTAAAG atCTTTTTGCTGATTTATTACCTGTTAGCGTACATCAAGCATTATCATCTTATGAAGTTCGTCGAAATGAATTGGTTAATTCAGAAATATCTAAATTACGCGAAATGACACAAATTTTAAACGG TGTGTTAGCAAGTTTAAATTTACCAGCTGCTATTGAAGATACAAGTGGAACTGAGTTACCTCAATCCGTATTAGAGAAGGCTCAATATGTAAAAGATGCAGGCGGAATTCAAGCTTTGGAAAATTCTATGAAAGAATTGCCTGATCTAttacaaagaaataaagaaCTTTTGGACGAG TGTGAACGAATGTTACAAGAGGAACGTGAGTCTGATGATCAATTAAGAGAGCAATTTAAAGAACGTTGGACAAGAATACCTAGCAGTCGTTTAACAGAGCAATTTACTATTACTCTACGGAAATATCGCGAAATTATCAATAATGCTGTATCCGCTGATAAG GTTGTTCGcgagaaatatgaaaatcaCAAGGAAAGTATGGAAACTTTAAGTTTGCATGCAAATGATTTGATTAATGCTGTGCCAACTGGATCAGCAGTTCAAGAAACCAATACTGTTGTTCAACTTAGGAAATTAATGGAAGAT atTGAAACACTAAAAACAGAACGCGATGTTATAGAAAGTGAACTGAAATCTGCTATTACCGATATGAAAGCAACGTTCTTGTCAGCGCTTGCAAAAGATGGCGGAATTGATGAACCAAATTTATCAGTTGAAAGCATAGGAAAAACTTATGGACCTTTACAAAAACAAGTGAGAGATAGCGTTGCTCGCCAAGAACAATTAATTGCTGAGATTCAG ATGTGTCATACACAATTTACAGCCGAACAATCTGGTAGAGGTAGTTCAAGAGAAGCAATGTTATGTAAATTAGCAGCTGCTTATGATGCATTTAAGGAATTGAAAGGCAACCTAAACGAAGGTGctaaattttataatgatttAACACAG TTGCTAGTAGTCttccaaaataaaatatcgGACTTCTGCTTTGCTCGGAAAACCGAGAAAGAAGAACTACTGAAGGATTTAACAACAAATTTGAGTCATACTGGGCCAACTCCAACTCCTAACATTCCATCTCATCACGGAG cAACATCCGGACAAAGCCAATCAGGAACAGAACAAAGTGGATCATCGCAATTACCGTATCCTACGCATTTCCAAGGTGGAATGCCTGTACCATATGGAGCTGGTCCTACTACACCATATCCCACATATATCTCCCCTCCTATGCCTACAACGTATAATCCATATGCAACAATGCCTTACCCCGCGCAAG GAGGTTATAATCCGTACCAAAATATGCCTCCGGCTCCTTATGGTGGATACGCAACTCTGCCACGTTATGGCGGTAATCAACATCCTCGCCAAGGACATCCGTTTTGa
- the LOC100645239 gene encoding alpha-2-macroglobulin receptor-associated protein — MAFLSRTFLSISLCVLLFHITAAFSKYSVEANKPKYEDPLQFPTSLRELDKPFRMAKLNVLWVKAKNRLTDTKLQSIFSDLKIHDKEEIAYKHFKSEGKDPNGEEEARLRKKLIGIMSTYGLLEYFEDTENPELLKRHKALNDGNNYISRDVFKDSRLNKLWAKAELAGFTHEELQTLKEEFQHHQDKVDEYMNLLKDVEAGDPETYKNSLHHKPESWNEIDHKEEISNKIPEKQLDYLEKASLLRGKHLEIRNGFDRLDRLTAKGPNHKEFIEPKVQDLWRIVLKSQFSPEERASLKEELLHYEGRLLKLRHLHTEAALEAARQGKPYDIENSTMEHHIKKHSRTVQKLHADLETRILQRHSEL; from the exons ATGGCATTTTTAAGCAGAACCTTTTTATCAATAAGTTTATGTGTTCTGTTATTTCATATAACTGCTGCATTTAGTAAATATTCTGTAGAAGCAAATAAACCGAAATATGAAGATCCTTTACAATTCCCAACCTCTCTTCGTGAATTGGACAAACCATTTCGTATGGCAAAATTAAATGTACTATGGGTAAAAGCGAAAAAT CGTTTGACAGATACAAAACTGCAGTCAATATTCAGTGATCTGAAAATCCACGATAAAGAAGAAATTGCGTATAAACATTTTAAGTCTGAAGGGAAAGATCCAAATGGCGAAGAAGAAGCGCGTTTAAGGAAAAAATTAATCG gAATTATGAGCACTTATGGATTATTGGAGTACTTTGAAGATACAGAGAACCCAGAATTATTAAAGAGACATAAAGCTTTAAATGAtggtaataattatatttcgaGAGATGTTTTTAAAGATAGCAGATTGAACAAACTGTGGGCTAAAGCTGAATTGGCAGGTTTTACAC atgaaGAACTACAAACTCTAAAGGAAGAGTTTCAGCATCATCAAGATAAAGTGGATGAATACATGAATCTTTTGAAAGATGTAGAAGCTGGTGATCCAGAAACATATAAAA ACAGTCTACATCATAAACCAGAGAGTTGGAACGAAATAGATCACAAGGAAGAAATTTCTAACAAGATTCCTGAAAAACAGTTAGATTATTTAGAAAAAGCATCTTTACTTAG AGGAAAACATTTGGAAATTAGAAATGGATTTGATCGTTTGGATAGATTAACTGCAAAAGGACCAAATCATAAAGAATTTATAGAACCAAAAGTTCAAGACTTATGGCGTATTGTATTAAAATCTCAATTCTCTCCAGAAGAACGTGCTTCGTTAAAG gaGGAACTGTTACACTATGAAGGAAGATTGTTGAAATTGCGTCATTTACACACGGAAGCTGCTTTAGAAGCCGCACGTCAAGGAAAACCGTATGATATAGAAAATTCTACTATGGAACATCATATTAAAAAACACTCGAGAACTGTTCAAAAGCTTCATGCAGATCTTGAAACAAGGATTTTGCAAAGACATTCTGAACTATAA
- the LOC100645367 gene encoding axonemal dynein light intermediate polypeptide 1, with the protein MATAIKDRTIPNMDTLVKYDNPVLVTVRPEKALKEQAPKIGVTVCKVETTIPTLDTRHETSEILNRILPPKQWEEDGQIWTQKISSIPATRLDVINLQEHLDMKLQQRQARETGICPVRRELYTQCFDEIIRQVTINCAERGLLLLRIRDELKMTLAAYQTLYQSSIAFGMRKALQAEQGKEDLIAAADELQLQKAELEKTVIELKQKSEQAERRAAELREAEEKKHMEEIQFLKKTNQQLKAQLEGIIAPKR; encoded by the exons ATGGCAACGGCAATAAAAGATCGCACTATTCCTAATATGGATACTTTGGTTAAATACGATAATCCAGTCTTAGTTACAGTCCGTCCAGAAAAG GCACTTAAAGAACAAGCACCCAAAATCGGAGTAACAGTCTGTAAAGTTGAAACCACTATTCCTACGCTTGATACAAGACATGAAACTTCTGAAATTCTCAATAGAATTTTGCCACCTAAACAATGGGAAGAGGATGGTCAAATTTGGACTCAAAAA ATATCAAGTATACCAGCAACAAGACTAGATGTTATTAATTTACAAGAACATCTAGACATGAAATTGCAACAAAGACAAGCAAGAGAAACTGGCATTTGTCCAGTACGTAGAGAACTTTATACGCAATGTTTTG ATGAAATAATACGCCAGGTAACAATAAACTGTGCAGAACGTGGATTACTTTTACTTAGAATTCGAGACGAACTTAAGATGACATTAGCTGCATACCAAACTTTGTATCAAAGCAGTATTGCTTTCGGTATGCGTAAAGCTTTACAA GCTGAACAAGGAAAAGAAGATTTAATTGCTGCTGCAGATGAGCTACAATTACAGAAGGCTGAATTAGAAAAAACAGTTATTGAATTAAAACAGAAATCTGAACAGGCTGAAAGGAGAGCAGCTGAACTACGGGAAGCTGAAGAAAAAAAGCACATggaagaaatacaatttttgaaaAAGACAAATCAGCAActgaaa gcACAGTTAGAGGGAATTATTGCGCCAAAGAGATAA